From the Deltaproteobacteria bacterium genome, the window TTGGATGTGTACAGTGTGTGGAAAACACCCGTCAGTTGGCCATAATGTCAGCCACGCCAACAATAAGACAAAGCGTCGTTGGATGCCAAACTTACAACGGGTCAAAGTGAAGACTGACGAAGGACCAAAACGTATTCGCGTGTGTACAAGCTGTATCCGTTCGGGACGGATTCAGAAAGCAGCGTAGCAAAGCATTCAGCATTCAGCATTCAGCAAGACGAGCCAAAGAGGGGGACAAGGCCTTCTTTTCTGGCTGAGGGCTGAACGCTGATAGCCGAGAGCTTCTTGTCACTTCCTTACCCGATCCACTTTCACCACTCCCCGTATTGCGCTTAAACTCCGTATCACCTGATCGAGGGTCGCGGCATTGGCGACCATCACCTCGAAGACGTTCAGCGCTCGGCGGTCTGATAAGGTGCGTACGTCGGCATTGGCGATGTTGACCCCAGCTTCGCTGATCGCTTTGCTCATTGCCGCCAATAACCCATGACGGTCTTCGCTGAGCACCTCGACTTTGACCGGATGTAAGGTGCCATTATTAGTGTCCCAGTTCACCTGGATGTGTCGCTGAGGGTCGACAGCTAACAAGCGTGGGCATTCGAAGTTATGGACCGTGACGCCTTTGCCGCGGGTGATGACACCTAAAATGCGTTCTCCAGGTAATGGATGACAACACTGTCCGAAACGCACCAGTACGTCACCGACACCGCCGACAAGTACCCCGCCTCGACCGTCACGAACTGGGGGTTTCTGACGCAGCTTTTCTAGTTCAGCCGCATCCGCAGCTTGTCCTGGTGCACTTTCAGGTTGCGGGACAAGTTGTGACATGACCTGCCCGACGGTGGCTTGTCCATAGCCGACGGCGGCAAGTAAGGTCTCTTCATCTTTGAAACTGAGCGCTTTTAAGGCAGCATCAATTTTATCCTGTTTGCGTAAAGTAGCGAGATCGGCACGGTAACGTGATAACTCGCGTTCGATGAGTTCTCGCCCTAATGCGACGCTTCGTTCATGTTCCTGTGATTTCACCCACTGACGGATGCGGGCTTGTGCCTTGGCGGTTTTGACGAAGCGTAACCAATCTTTGTTGGGGGTCTGCTGCGTATTGGTAATGACTTCGATAGTGTCGCCATTCTGCAACTTGTACCGTAGCGGTACCATGCGGCCATTGGCGCGTGCGCCAGCACAGCGATTGCCGACTTCTGAGTGAATGCGATAGGCAAAATCGATCACCGTCGCGCCTTGCGGGAAGTTGAACAAATCCCCTTTCGGCGTGAAGACGTATACTTCTTCAGTGAATAAATCGCCTTTAACGGTCTGGAGAAACTCTTGGGGATCTTTCAGTTGTTGCTGCCACTCGACTAGTTGCCGTAACCAGGTGAAGCGCTGCGATTCGTCTAATCCGCGACGACCTTCCTTGTAGGTCCAGTGCGCAGCGATGCCTTGCTCAGCCACGCGATGCATTTCTTGGGTACGAATTTGCACTTCGATCCGCTCGCCATACGGACCGATGACCGTCGTGTGCAGCGATTGATACATGTTCTCTTTGGGGAGGGCGATGTAATCTTTGAAGCGGCCAGGGACGGGTCGCCAGTGACTATGGACGATGCCCAAGGCTTCGTAGCACTCGCGTACTTCCTTGACGATAATGCGAAAGCCGACGAGGTCGTAAATTTCGCTGAATAATAGGTTCTGCGCCTGCATCTTCTGGTAAATGGAATAGAAATGTTTCGGGCGCCCATACACTTCGGCGGTAATCCCAGCCTCAGTCAACTTTTGCTGCAAGATGGTAATGACTTCGTTGATGTAGTTCTCTCGCTCGGCTTTCTTCTTGGCCACATCGTGTTTTAACTGGCCGTATACTCCAGGGTGCAGATACCGCAGCGCGTTGTCTTCGAGATCACTCTTGAGCCAATTAATGCCAAGACGATGCGCGAGTGGGGCGTAGATATCGAGTGTTTCTTGGGAAATCTCTCGTTGTTTATTTTCTGGTAAATAGGAGAGCGTTCGCATGTTGTGTGCGCGATCGGCAAGTTTCACGAGAATCACACGAATATCATGCGCCATAGCAATGATCATCTTACGAAAGTTCTCTGCCTGACGTTCCTCACGAGTAGTGAAATTGATTTGACTAATCTTGGTGACGCCATCAACGAGCGAAGCGACTTCGGTGCCAAAGTCCTTCTCGACTTGCTCTAACGTAGTGAGGGTATCTTCGACGGTATCATGGAGCAGTCCTGTCATGACACTTGGGACATCGAGTTTCATATCGGCAATGATGCTGGCCACGCCAACTGGGTGGACAAAATACGGATCGCCAGAGAGGCGTTTCTGTCCTTGGTGCATACGCTCGGAGAACGTGTACGCCTGTTCGAGTTGCCGGGTATCGGCGTCCGGGTGGTAGGCGCGGATTTTATCAACCAGTTCACCGAGGGTCATGCGAGGGTCCTTTCATGCAACCGCGCAACCCGGGCTCGTTCAGCGATGACTATGGCGTGCACCGTTGCGATCGCACGTTCAATCTGATCATTGACGACCCAGTAATCGTACATTGATAACTCCTGCGCTTCGGTGTGTGCACGCGCGAGGCGGCGGGCAATGACTTCGGCGCTATCGGTCCCACGGTTTCGCAGGCGACGTTCAAGTTCATCCCAAGAGGGAGGTAGTAGAAAAATGGCAACCGTAGCTCCAGGAAACTGTGGCTTGAGTTGTTGTACCCCCTGGACGTCGATATCAAGAAGGAGATCTGACCCATGCACGAGCGCTTCTTCAAGCGGTGCCCGCGCTGTTCCATAGAAGAAATCATGCACCCGAGCCCATTCGGCAAAGGCCTGCCGTTGCCGCAGACGCATGAATTCGGCTTCGCTGACGAAGTGGTACTCTCGGCCATCAACTTCACCGGCGCGTGGCTGACGCGTCGTGTACGAGATCGATGGTGAGAGATTCGGTATCCGTTGTAAGAGTTGTTCAGAAAGGGTTGTTTTCCCGGCCCCTGAGGGCGCAGAGAGGAAAAACAAAATTCCCTGACGTGAAAGAATAAAGGGTTTGTCGGGATCGTCTGACATAAATTACTCTACATTTTGCACTTGTTCCCGTAATTTTTCTACCTCCTCTTTCGCCGAGACCACAAGGTGGCGCACTTCAACATCGTCAGCCTTAGAGCCAATAGTGTTGACCTCGCGTTGCACCTCTTGCAGGAGAAAGTCGATCCGTTTTCCGACTGGTTCTACGGAGCGACAATGACTTCGTAATGCCTCAAGATGACTCTGTAAGCGGACAAGTTCTTCCGTAATATCACCCCGTTGGGCCAGGGTGGCGACTTCTTGCAAGAGGCGGCTTTGGTCAATTTCGACTCCAGGGAGGAGTCCTTGGAGAACGTTGTTGATCCGGTCTTTGAGTCGCTCGCGGGTGTTTTCGTAAACGATACTGCTACGAGCCTTTACCGTGCGACGGATCTGGTCAAGGGTTGCGATGCGTATTTGCAGTTCACGTTGGAGGAATTTCCCCTCGCGTGCGCGCTGACGTTCGAGGGCGGAGAGGGCTGCGGTCAGGGCTTTCTTCGCAGCTTCTGCTTGCGGCTCACCATTGGCTTGTTGTTCCTGGACTTGGAATAACTCTGGGTGAGCCGAGAGAAAAGCCAGGTCAAGCGTGCCTTTCACGCCAATTTCTCGCTGGACTTGCTGCACTGCATCTTGATAGGCACGGGCGAGTAGCAGGTTGGGTTGCACAGTGTAGGTTCGCAACGGCTTCCCGGAAGTGGTAAAGAGCATATCAAGTTTGCCGCGTTTGATGTTGTTTTCGATCATCGTGCGGAACTCTTGCTCAAATGGTAGCATCTCTCGCGGCAGCGGCATTTTCAATTCAAGGAAGCGATGATTCACCGCACGCAATTCGACGGTTACCCGACCACCGGGAAACGTTGCTGAGCCGCTACCGTAGCCAGTCATACTTTTCATGTCGACTCCTGTTGCAGAGCTGAGAGCAATTCAGTCGGACTGACCGTGGCAGTACCAACTTTACCAACCACGACCCCAGCGGCGTGATTGGCGAGGATCGTTGCCTCTTCAAGTGAGGCCCCGACTCCCAAAGCCAACGCACACGTTGCCACTACCGTATCGCCCGCGCCCGTGACATCGTGGACCTCGCGCGTTGTTGTGGGAAAGTGCTGCGGTTTTGCCTGCGGTTTGAAGAGACTCATACCTTCCTCACTACGTGAGACGAGAACTGCTTCAGTTTGCCACAGGTGCAGGAGGCGTGCACCAGCCTCATTCAGGTCTCGCTCGTCGCGGATTTCTATCCCTGCAGCGATCCCTGCCTCTTCACGGTTCGGTTTAACTAGCGTTGCCCCACGATAGTGTGGAAAATTGCGCCGTTTAGGATCGATCAAATAGACAAACTCTTGCTGGCCTCGTAGCTCGGACAGCAAGGTGAGTAATTCGGCATCGATCACGCCTTTGTCGTAATCCGATATGATGACAACCTGGAAGTCGGCGATATGCTGTTGGATAAATCGCCGCAGTTGGGCTCGTACGCGTGCGTCGAAGGCATCTCGTTCTTCGCGATCAAGCCGGACAACTTGTTGATTATGGGCAATGATTCGGGTTTTGCTGGTCGTGATTGAACTTCTGCTCGTGACTACCCCTTGAACCTCAGCTCCGAGGGTGGCGAGTTGGTGGCGCAGGCGTTGCCCGGCTTGATCTTTTCCGACCACGCCACAGGCAACGACACGGCTGCCTAGGGCGCGAATGTTTGCCACCACGTTGCCAGCCCCACCGGCATGCACGCTCTCGTGCGTCACACGAACGACCGGTATCGGTGCCTCGGGAGAGATGCGTTCGACTTTTCCCCAAATGTATCGATCCAGCATCAGGTCGCCGATGACAAGGGCGCGCACCTGCGGAAATCGTTTGACAATGGCTGATAACCTTCGTGTTCGAGGCTGGCGAGATTGAGCTTTAGCATTCATACGAGCATGTATTTTGTGTCTGTCACAACAGGTGCAACAAAAATTTGCGCACTCCTGCCTTCGGCGTTGCCGCATCAGAGTGCACGATATTCACGGACTTTTCAACGTGAGCAACGAAAGAGGAGGTGCATTGTCTACAGCGGTTTTCAATTGCACGAAGAGCAACGGCGATGTAGGCCGGGATAAGGCCAGAGGCCGTTCCCGGCCCGACCTGCCGGAAACGCTGCGCTTATTCCGGCCTACTGAAGTTCTTATCAGGATTTTCCTGAAGTCCAGTGAGCCTCCGTATTCCGCAGGAGGAATTGTTCGTTGGCGCTATTTATCAGGATGAGTAAGCAGTTTGTAATACAGTGCCTCATTGGCTTGAGCCATGACGTTGACGTCGTAACGAGTGCGAACGAAAGCTTGTCCTGTAGTGCCCAAGGTCTTTGCCCAAGGACGATTGAGAACCACACGCTCGATTGCTGCAGCTAATGCTTGAGGTTCCTGCGAGGGAACAAGCAAGCCTGAGACTTCATGGTTGATCAATTCTGGAATTCCACCAACACGACTTGCCACGACAGGCAACCCCGCCGCCAGTGCTTCAATGACTGCCACACCAAGTCCTTCCCAGAGAGGAGCATGCACGAACACGTCAGCGACAGCGAGATAGTTGGTCACGTCTGGGCAGAAGCCGAGAAACTGAACACTTTTCGCCAAACCTAGGGCTTGCGCCTGACTCTCTAACGT encodes:
- the rpmB gene encoding 50S ribosomal protein L28, with protein sequence MAWMCTVCGKHPSVGHNVSHANNKTKRRWMPNLQRVKVKTDEGPKRIRVCTSCIRSGRIQKAA
- a CDS encoding bifunctional (p)ppGpp synthetase/guanosine-3',5'-bis(diphosphate) 3'-pyrophosphohydrolase yields the protein MTLGELVDKIRAYHPDADTRQLEQAYTFSERMHQGQKRLSGDPYFVHPVGVASIIADMKLDVPSVMTGLLHDTVEDTLTTLEQVEKDFGTEVASLVDGVTKISQINFTTREERQAENFRKMIIAMAHDIRVILVKLADRAHNMRTLSYLPENKQREISQETLDIYAPLAHRLGINWLKSDLEDNALRYLHPGVYGQLKHDVAKKKAERENYINEVITILQQKLTEAGITAEVYGRPKHFYSIYQKMQAQNLLFSEIYDLVGFRIIVKEVRECYEALGIVHSHWRPVPGRFKDYIALPKENMYQSLHTTVIGPYGERIEVQIRTQEMHRVAEQGIAAHWTYKEGRRGLDESQRFTWLRQLVEWQQQLKDPQEFLQTVKGDLFTEEVYVFTPKGDLFNFPQGATVIDFAYRIHSEVGNRCAGARANGRMVPLRYKLQNGDTIEVITNTQQTPNKDWLRFVKTAKAQARIRQWVKSQEHERSVALGRELIERELSRYRADLATLRKQDKIDAALKALSFKDEETLLAAVGYGQATVGQVMSQLVPQPESAPGQAADAAELEKLRQKPPVRDGRGGVLVGGVGDVLVRFGQCCHPLPGERILGVITRGKGVTVHNFECPRLLAVDPQRHIQVNWDTNNGTLHPVKVEVLSEDRHGLLAAMSKAISEAGVNIANADVRTLSDRRALNVFEVMVANAATLDQVIRSLSAIRGVVKVDRVRK
- a CDS encoding guanylate kinase, whose product is MSDDPDKPFILSRQGILFFLSAPSGAGKTTLSEQLLQRIPNLSPSISYTTRQPRAGEVDGREYHFVSEAEFMRLRQRQAFAEWARVHDFFYGTARAPLEEALVHGSDLLLDIDVQGVQQLKPQFPGATVAIFLLPPSWDELERRLRNRGTDSAEVIARRLARAHTEAQELSMYDYWVVNDQIERAIATVHAIVIAERARVARLHERTLA
- a CDS encoding YicC family protein, which produces MKSMTGYGSGSATFPGGRVTVELRAVNHRFLELKMPLPREMLPFEQEFRTMIENNIKRGKLDMLFTTSGKPLRTYTVQPNLLLARAYQDAVQQVQREIGVKGTLDLAFLSAHPELFQVQEQQANGEPQAEAAKKALTAALSALERQRAREGKFLQRELQIRIATLDQIRRTVKARSSIVYENTRERLKDRINNVLQGLLPGVEIDQSRLLQEVATLAQRGDITEELVRLQSHLEALRSHCRSVEPVGKRIDFLLQEVQREVNTIGSKADDVEVRHLVVSAKEEVEKLREQVQNVE
- the rfaE1 gene encoding D-glycero-beta-D-manno-heptose-7-phosphate kinase, with the translated sequence MRQRRRQECANFCCTCCDRHKIHARMNAKAQSRQPRTRRLSAIVKRFPQVRALVIGDLMLDRYIWGKVERISPEAPIPVVRVTHESVHAGGAGNVVANIRALGSRVVACGVVGKDQAGQRLRHQLATLGAEVQGVVTSRSSITTSKTRIIAHNQQVVRLDREERDAFDARVRAQLRRFIQQHIADFQVVIISDYDKGVIDAELLTLLSELRGQQEFVYLIDPKRRNFPHYRGATLVKPNREEAGIAAGIEIRDERDLNEAGARLLHLWQTEAVLVSRSEEGMSLFKPQAKPQHFPTTTREVHDVTGAGDTVVATCALALGVGASLEEATILANHAAGVVVGKVGTATVSPTELLSALQQEST